Proteins co-encoded in one Longimicrobium sp. genomic window:
- a CDS encoding DNA recombination protein RmuC encodes MPIQILLYITIALLLLCAVMLALLLRRGARTDAAPLLDARLSAVGAGQERTERAVREEIARSREEAGRDGHLLRGEVTAGLSRIGDQVFQNLGVLSARNDEQLAQVLGALREMTETGQDGARRLREEVGATLKGVSDSVVRTMGEMSAAQKMQLDGFATQIGTLTASSGEQMDRLRLTVEGRLDQIRDDNTAKLEQVRQTVDEKLQGVLEQRLGESFRAVSERLEQVHRGLGEMQTLASGVGDLKRVLQNVKVRGTWGEVQLGKLLEQVLTPEQYAANVATNEFNGARVEFAIRLPGHDLGPVWLPIDAKFPLEDYQRLLDAHDAGDLEGMDAASKALEQRVRLCARDISMKYLNPPQTTDFAILFLPTEGLYGEVVRRVGLLDALQRDSRVIVAGPITLWAILNSLQMGFRTLAIQQRSSEVWGVLGAVKTEFARFGGVLEKVQKKLHAATREMDQAGVRTRAIERKLREVQELPPAEAERLIALDGLVVSDAGEDEIEPAEAAA; translated from the coding sequence ATGCCGATCCAGATCCTCCTCTACATCACCATCGCCCTGCTGCTCCTCTGCGCGGTGATGCTGGCCCTGCTGCTGCGGCGTGGCGCGCGCACGGATGCGGCGCCGCTGCTGGACGCCCGGCTCTCCGCCGTGGGCGCGGGGCAGGAGCGGACGGAGCGTGCCGTGCGCGAGGAGATCGCCCGCTCGCGCGAGGAAGCCGGCCGCGACGGCCACCTCCTCCGCGGCGAGGTCACCGCCGGCCTGTCGCGCATCGGCGACCAGGTGTTCCAGAACCTGGGCGTGCTCTCCGCGCGCAACGACGAGCAGCTGGCGCAGGTGCTGGGCGCGCTGCGAGAGATGACGGAAACCGGCCAGGACGGCGCCCGCCGCCTGCGCGAGGAGGTGGGCGCCACGCTGAAGGGCGTCAGCGACTCGGTGGTGCGCACGATGGGCGAGATGTCGGCCGCGCAGAAGATGCAGCTGGACGGCTTCGCCACGCAGATCGGCACCCTCACCGCCAGCAGCGGCGAGCAGATGGACCGCCTGCGCCTGACGGTGGAGGGGCGGCTGGACCAGATCCGCGACGACAACACCGCCAAGCTGGAGCAGGTGCGCCAGACGGTGGACGAGAAGCTGCAGGGCGTGCTGGAGCAGCGGCTGGGCGAGAGCTTCCGCGCGGTCAGCGAGCGGCTGGAGCAGGTGCACCGCGGGCTGGGCGAGATGCAGACGCTGGCCAGCGGCGTGGGCGACCTGAAGCGCGTGCTGCAGAACGTGAAGGTGCGCGGCACCTGGGGCGAGGTGCAGCTGGGCAAGCTCCTCGAGCAGGTTCTCACGCCCGAGCAGTACGCCGCCAACGTGGCCACCAACGAGTTCAACGGCGCGCGCGTGGAGTTCGCCATCCGCCTTCCCGGGCACGACCTGGGCCCGGTCTGGCTCCCCATCGACGCCAAGTTCCCGCTCGAGGACTACCAGCGCCTGCTGGACGCGCACGACGCCGGCGACCTGGAGGGGATGGACGCCGCGTCGAAGGCACTGGAGCAGCGGGTGCGCCTCTGCGCGCGTGACATCTCCATGAAGTACCTGAACCCGCCGCAGACCACCGACTTCGCCATCCTCTTCCTCCCCACCGAGGGGCTGTACGGCGAGGTCGTGCGCCGCGTGGGGCTGCTGGACGCGCTGCAGCGCGACAGCCGGGTGATCGTGGCGGGCCCCATCACCCTGTGGGCCATCCTCAACAGCCTGCAGATGGGCTTCCGCACGCTGGCCATCCAGCAGCGCTCCAGCGAGGTGTGGGGGGTGCTGGGCGCGGTGAAGACCGAGTTCGCGCGCTTCGGCGGGGTGCTGGAGAAGGTGCAGAAGAAGCTGCACGCGGCGACGCGCGAGATGGACCAGGCCGGCGTCCGCACCCGCGCCATCGAGCGCAAGCTCCGCGAGGTGCAGGAGCTCCCCCCCGCCGAGGCCGAGCGCCTCATCGCCCTCGACGGCCTGGTCGTGAGCGACGCGGGGGAGGACGAGATCGAGCCGGCGGAGGCTGCAGCGTAG
- a CDS encoding LytTR family DNA-binding domain-containing protein, which yields MTELIRTLVVDDDALSRQRIRAFLEREDDIEVVGECVDGAEAIPRIRAERPDLVFLDVQMPGVDGFGVVEAIGAERMPVTVFASAYVEFALRAFEAYALDYLLKPFDEERFGRTLARAREAARSRRSVQDPRLDALVRFLQAPARPEYPQLMAIKGGDQYKFVEVADIDWIEADGNYIRLHIGKQERLVHKSLQEMEEHLLDPSKFVRIHRSTIVNLSRIASVEPLFHRELSVALKDGTRLVCSRRYRPRLQERVYFTG from the coding sequence ATGACGGAGCTGATCCGCACGCTGGTGGTGGATGACGACGCCCTTTCGCGCCAGCGCATCCGCGCCTTCCTGGAACGCGAGGACGACATCGAGGTCGTGGGCGAGTGCGTGGACGGCGCCGAGGCCATCCCCCGCATCCGCGCCGAGCGCCCGGACCTGGTCTTCCTGGACGTGCAGATGCCCGGCGTGGACGGCTTCGGCGTGGTCGAGGCCATCGGCGCCGAGCGCATGCCGGTGACGGTGTTCGCCTCGGCGTACGTGGAGTTCGCGCTGCGCGCCTTCGAGGCGTACGCGCTGGACTACCTGCTGAAGCCGTTCGACGAGGAGCGCTTCGGGCGCACGCTGGCCCGCGCCCGCGAGGCCGCGCGCTCGCGCCGCAGCGTGCAGGACCCGCGGCTGGACGCGCTGGTGCGCTTCCTCCAGGCGCCCGCGCGGCCCGAGTATCCGCAGCTGATGGCCATCAAGGGCGGCGACCAGTACAAGTTCGTGGAGGTGGCCGACATCGACTGGATCGAGGCCGACGGCAACTACATCCGCCTGCACATCGGCAAGCAGGAGCGGCTGGTGCACAAGTCGCTGCAGGAGATGGAGGAGCATCTCCTCGATCCATCGAAGTTCGTGCGCATCCACCGCTCCACCATCGTGAACCTGTCGCGCATCGCCAGCGTGGAGCCGCTCTTCCACCGCGAGCTGTCGGTGGCGCTGAAGGACGGCACCCGCCTGGTCTGCAGCCGCCGCTACCGCCCCCGCCTCCAGGAGCGCGTCTACTTCACCGGGTGA
- a CDS encoding sensor histidine kinase — protein MNPRAAASAASTEPISPPEAPSPARNSAWTAAAALGAWFAVNLAMLAPDFGGAVLRGGRHATPALALLLAVPSSLVLAAAGWAAFRLTRLHPVARRGLARSLALHASAALGFAALDVGVRKAERLLLADPGPGFAAARDAGELAAVVMLYAALAVAAHAVEYARRYRERRLAALRLQASLARAELERASAELRVLKLQLTPHFLFNSLHAASALVLHAPDDAGRMVARLADLLRHAAGRAGTWEVPLDEEVRTLAAFLEVEEIRLGGRLRVEWEIEGDARRAWVPHMVLQPLAENAVKHGLAGRPDGGCVRVSARRAGGWLELAVSDDGVGLEAAADHRAPGAGIGTANTRARLAQLYGDAQALEIAPAAGGGTRVSLRLPWHEAPMPAPALEAAPAETLDARDDRRFRVKRIAAAVLFLVLWRSAYAGMLGLAVRPHRIVGAAEAAVCGMLNAALLALLLFSAAVSARRAPAAGRRGVWRHVRAALGLSAAVALERNLCLVAWGSPAAVLASPAVLRAMATEAAAWAGAYAAVSLVSHALEYARRSRAGEAAGLRLQASLARAELQRTSAELRGLQMRVNPAFLFTALDAVASRVHHAPADAERMVVRLADLLRRAMAARGEREVPLEEEMRALEPFLEVERIRLRGRLRVEWEMEDDALDALIPPTLLQPLVADAVAAAGEGEARVTLSARRCGEMLEIGVRGGDPSTDPSGGDAAGEIRDRLSQFYGGDEVEVVRGDGIVIRLPWHEEPWPATTAARTEAVPR, from the coding sequence ATGAACCCGCGCGCCGCAGCATCCGCCGCCAGCACCGAGCCGATTTCGCCACCGGAAGCACCATCCCCCGCCCGCAATTCCGCGTGGACGGCGGCGGCCGCGCTGGGCGCGTGGTTCGCCGTGAACCTGGCGATGCTGGCGCCCGACTTCGGGGGCGCGGTGCTGCGCGGCGGGCGGCACGCCACGCCGGCGCTCGCCCTGCTGCTGGCGGTGCCGTCGTCGCTGGTGCTGGCGGCGGCGGGATGGGCGGCGTTCCGGCTGACGCGGCTGCACCCCGTTGCCCGGCGCGGGCTGGCCCGTTCGCTGGCCCTGCACGCCAGCGCGGCGCTGGGCTTCGCGGCGCTCGACGTGGGCGTGCGCAAGGCCGAGCGGCTGCTGCTGGCCGACCCCGGCCCCGGCTTCGCCGCCGCGCGCGACGCGGGCGAGCTGGCCGCGGTGGTGATGCTGTACGCGGCGCTGGCCGTGGCCGCGCACGCGGTGGAGTACGCGCGGCGCTACCGCGAGCGGCGCCTGGCCGCGCTGCGCCTGCAGGCATCGCTCGCGCGCGCCGAGCTGGAGCGTGCCTCCGCCGAGCTGCGCGTGCTGAAGCTGCAGCTCACCCCGCACTTCCTGTTCAACTCCCTGCACGCCGCCTCCGCGCTGGTGCTCCACGCGCCGGACGACGCCGGGCGGATGGTGGCGCGCCTGGCCGACCTGCTGCGCCACGCCGCCGGCCGCGCGGGCACCTGGGAGGTGCCGCTGGACGAGGAGGTCCGCACGCTGGCGGCGTTCCTGGAGGTGGAGGAGATCCGCCTGGGCGGCCGGCTGCGGGTGGAGTGGGAGATCGAGGGCGACGCGCGCCGCGCCTGGGTCCCGCACATGGTGCTGCAGCCGCTGGCCGAGAACGCGGTGAAGCACGGCCTGGCCGGGCGCCCGGACGGCGGCTGCGTCCGCGTCTCCGCGCGCCGCGCCGGCGGCTGGCTGGAGCTGGCCGTCAGCGACGACGGCGTGGGATTGGAAGCCGCCGCGGATCACCGCGCGCCGGGCGCGGGGATCGGCACCGCCAACACCCGCGCCCGCCTCGCCCAGTTGTATGGCGACGCGCAGGCGCTGGAGATCGCCCCCGCGGCGGGCGGCGGAACGCGCGTGTCGCTGCGCCTGCCGTGGCACGAGGCGCCGATGCCCGCCCCGGCGCTCGAGGCTGCGCCCGCGGAGACCCTGGACGCGCGCGACGACCGCCGGTTCCGGGTGAAGCGGATCGCGGCGGCGGTGCTCTTCCTGGTCCTCTGGCGCAGCGCGTACGCGGGGATGCTCGGCCTCGCCGTCCGCCCCCACCGCATCGTGGGCGCGGCGGAGGCGGCGGTGTGCGGGATGCTGAACGCGGCGCTGCTCGCGCTTCTCCTCTTCTCCGCCGCCGTGTCGGCCCGGCGCGCCCCGGCGGCGGGGCGGCGCGGGGTGTGGCGGCACGTACGCGCGGCGCTCGGGCTGAGCGCGGCCGTGGCGCTGGAGCGCAACCTCTGCCTGGTGGCGTGGGGATCGCCCGCCGCCGTGCTCGCCTCCCCCGCCGTGCTGCGCGCGATGGCGACCGAGGCCGCCGCGTGGGCGGGCGCGTACGCGGCGGTCTCGCTGGTCTCGCACGCGCTGGAGTACGCGCGCCGCTCCCGCGCGGGCGAGGCGGCCGGGCTGCGCCTGCAGGCCTCGCTCGCGCGCGCCGAGCTGCAGCGCACCTCGGCCGAGCTGCGCGGGCTGCAGATGCGGGTGAACCCCGCCTTCCTCTTCACCGCGCTGGATGCCGTGGCCTCGCGCGTGCACCACGCCCCGGCCGACGCCGAGCGCATGGTGGTGCGCCTGGCCGACCTGCTGCGCCGCGCCATGGCCGCCCGCGGCGAGCGCGAGGTGCCGCTGGAGGAGGAGATGCGCGCGCTGGAGCCCTTCCTCGAGGTCGAGCGCATCCGCCTCCGCGGCCGGCTGCGGGTGGAGTGGGAGATGGAGGACGATGCGCTCGACGCCCTCATCCCCCCCACCCTCCTGCAGCCGCTGGTTGCGGATGCGGTCGCCGCCGCGGGAGAGGGCGAGGCGCGCGTCACCCTGTCCGCGCGGAGATGCGGGGAGATGCTGGAGATCGGGGTGCGCGGCGGCGATCCGTCCACGGATCCATCCGGCGGCGACGCGGCGGGGGAGATCCGCGACCGTCTCTCCCAGTTCTACGGCGGGGACGAGGTGGAGGTCGTGCGGGGCGACGGCATCGTCATCCGCCTTCCCTGGCACGAGGAGCCGTGGCCTGCGACGACGGCGGCGCGGACGGAGGCGGTGCCGCGATGA
- a CDS encoding DUF4160 domain-containing protein: MPTVLTVGPYKFRFFSTDRLEPRHIHATRGTLVAKFWLDPVSLAKNRGFPDQELNSLARLVIEHQEKLRSAWDDYIWYWRLNRPPRAWKSPKTA; the protein is encoded by the coding sequence GTGCCGACGGTTCTGACCGTCGGCCCTTACAAATTCCGCTTCTTCAGCACGGACCGTCTGGAACCCCGCCACATTCACGCCACCCGCGGCACGCTCGTAGCGAAGTTCTGGTTGGATCCCGTCAGCCTCGCGAAGAACAGAGGCTTTCCCGATCAGGAGTTGAACTCGCTGGCACGACTGGTGATAGAACACCAGGAGAAGCTCAGGAGCGCTTGGGATGACTACATTTGGTACTGGAGACTGAACCGGCCGCCGCGAGCGTGGAAGTCTCCGAAGACCGCCTGA
- a CDS encoding DUF2442 domain-containing protein yields the protein MEVSEDRLTVHLTDDRTISVPLSWFPRLVHGTPAERENWQLLGGGYAIEWPDLDEHVGIEGLLAGRGSGESDASFGRWLRSRRADARNDAPV from the coding sequence GTGGAAGTCTCCGAAGACCGCCTGACGGTGCATCTGACCGACGACCGGACGATCAGCGTGCCGCTGTCGTGGTTTCCGCGGCTGGTGCACGGCACCCCCGCGGAGCGCGAGAACTGGCAGCTGCTCGGCGGCGGCTACGCGATCGAATGGCCCGACCTCGACGAGCACGTCGGCATCGAGGGGCTGCTGGCGGGGCGGGGAAGCGGCGAGAGCGATGCGAGCTTCGGCCGCTGGCTTCGCTCTCGACGGGCGGACGCACGGAACGACGCGCCAGTCTAG